Below is a genomic region from Anabas testudineus chromosome 13, fAnaTes1.2, whole genome shotgun sequence.
TAATCCACCACAGCTCCTCAAGCAGCTTTCTTCTGGTCCCCCACATAGCAGCGGGCCTTCGTCTAATCCCCACTTAGCAAACTTACAGAATATGATGCCTGAACAGCAGCTTCCACCTCACCCCTCACATGGTGCAATACGCCCTAGCATGGGTATTGCTCAGGGGGTCTCTAGGGGTATGGTTTCTGGTGGGGGCATGGGCCCCATGTGCCCCCCTGGACATATGATGGGAAGGACAGGCATGGTGCCCCAGCAACAATTCCAACAACAGCAAGCTATGATGGCCAACAACCTTCTCCATCATCCTTCCAATCCATACCCTGGAATGATGTCCCCGCAGCAGCACCAACACAATCTGATGGCACAGCAAAACATTATGATGTTGCAGGCTAAGCAGCGAGGCATACCAATTTCAGGGGATCCCTTTGGCCCCCAGGGTCCTCTTATGTCCCCTCAGGGTCCCCTGATGGGCCCTCCCCATCCACAGTCTGGTATGATGGGCCCCCAGTCTCTCAGACAGCGGGGAATGTCTCTGGACAGTCCCATTGGCTATGGCCCCGGAGGTATGGCCAATATGCCATTCTGATCCAGCGCacataaactgtttaaaaaaaaaaaaaaaaaaaatcacaaaaaaacaagctgGGCTCGGTTTCTTTTCCATTGTGTCCATTTTTTCATGTAATTCTTGCAATTGTTTAAATCGAGGACTTGTCAAAACTATATATCAGTGATAATCTTCAAAATTTTGGATTATAACTGATTAaaaattgaatatttaaaacCAGTGTAACATGGTTCAATAAGAAATCTGAAGCCATTttctaaaatactgtaaaatatgtatatttcaaagatgtgtgtatttgttgtggGAACAGTGGAGGTCAGGAAAGGAGTGCCtcagatttgatttttttaatatcattgatttattttctccaactaccaaacacatacatacatacacacacacacacatatatatatatatatatatatatatatatatatatatatatatatatatatatatatatatatatatatatatatatatataaaacctgCTGTACATAAGATGCCATTTGTGATTGTTTGCAGTTGTTCTGTATAACTGTTTTAATAGAAGTCTAAAAATTGAATAATACTGATCTCTGAGGTGGTTTTAGTTTTGGTTATGTTGTCAATTACTGTTCTTTGATAACACTGACAATGAAACTCAGTTGCATATAATATGAAATCTTTATTAAATTCAATGAGCAGTAGGTAAAATACAAGCAGAAACAGATTTTGGccaacagcaacatttttttcttgactgggtaaaataaaacattttttaaaatgcaattaaaatagcttttttttttcattacagttGAAATAcgtgaacagaacagaataggAGCATTTTAGTTACAGCAAACAATGTACACGAGTTCATTACACACAGCTTTAGCTAGTCGTGGTTGTTACTGCGTCAGAAATGGATGGTCGACTGTGTCCCTGAGTTTTGATGAAAGGCAGACAAACACGGCTGCATCCCAATTTACAAAGTAACTGTATCAACTCATTGCGAAACCGCACCCCAACAAATGCATACAAGAAAGGATTCAAGCAACAGTGTGAGAAACCCAGGCTCTTTGTCAAATCAACTGCTACTATCAGCGCGGCATAAAGTTGACAGTTGCTATACGGCATAAACTGCACTTCTTCCAAAGTTGTAATCAGTAATGATATATTGTATGGTAGCCAACAGAAGCAAAAGATGAGAGTGACTAGTAAAGCCAGTCTAATGGCTCCTTTCTTTGCTGTGCTTTTCTGACTGCTGCGCAGAGTAACTACCACTGCTGTGTAGCAGTAGCTCATGACAGCCAGAGATAGGAAAAAGCACAAATGCTCTAAGACCCTGATGGTCAGAACCCAGTTGTTGGAATGAATTTCATAATTAACATAGAAACAAGTGGGTTTAGATGTGTTTGATTCATCAACAGAAAGGAACACAAAACTGGGGATTGACAAACCCAAACAGACCAGCCACAGTAAAATGCATGTGAGGTGCACTGTTTTTGGACGTCGACTTTGCATGCTAGGAATAGCATGAACAATGGCCAAATACCGATCAAAGCCAATGAAAGCTAGAAGGATGCTCCCACAGAAGATGTTAAGATTTTTCACCAGGCCCATCAGTTTGCAGAGAAAACGTCCGAACAGCCAACCAGCGAGGGTTTCAGCGACATcaaaaggaaatgtgaaaagGAGCATGAGGTCTGCAATGGCAAGGTGAAGTAGGTAAATCTCAGTAATGCGCAGGCCTCGCCGCCGTCGCAGGAGGACTGTTACCATCAGGCCATTCCCGGCCACTCCCAGCAGAAAGATGAGGCTGTACAGCACAGGCTGGAAGGTGGCCTTAAATTTCTTCATGTCCATCGTCTCTGTACCACAGTACGCTCTGTCATCCCCCAGGACATACGTTTCATTATAATCATCTCCTGTGTAGTTTCCCAGATCTTCAGGATTGAgctgtaaaatataaagaagGAGGGGTGGGATGTTGGTTTTAATGACCTCGTCACAGTTTCAGAATCACTTTGTGTGCTGcggaaaaatacacagaattatatGGTATTGGTTTTAGATGAATTCCTCTATACATTTTTGATCATTACATACATGTGgttagttttaaaataattgtctGGATTCTGTTCTCTGTTGTCTGCAGTTTCTCAGTCAATTTGCTAGACaggaaatgctgaaaaaaaattTTTTCACTTCCCCCTCACAGAAACTAAAAGACGTTTTGGGGAAAATAGGGCAAAACTTCCAACTTTGACTGTACAATAATGAAGTAAACGTAATTACTTTTCTTCTGAGTcaaaaatttaattaatattttatgtgGTGAAGAAATTACAGCTATTAAAACCTGAAATTCTATGTACACACATGgctaataaatataaatagttactattagaaaattatttaataaacagATGAGGGAAAAAGTTAAATCTAGAATTTAATTGATACTGCCGCTGTCAGTGTTATTGAGCATAaagtttataattattttttttaaatatgatttcCTTTAAGTCTAGATATGTGATTCATATTACAAGCAGCGCTAATAATCAGGCTGATGATATTTTATACTAAATTATTgtgatttgaaaatgtaaataatttaaatgcagttgtgttttcttgttattattGTACTAACAGTTAAAGCTACAAATGACTAACAAGAGACGTATTACAGTAAATTTGGTCTTTGCTTACAGAACTTCCCCGATGAGTTGACAGGAAAGCCATATATATACATCTGTTTAGGTAGATTTTGTACGGGTCAGTAATTCCAGCTCTTCGTAGCGCTGAGttatatttcttaatttaaTAACACTTTAAAAGTAGCCAAATTGTAATGCTAGTAAGCAGCTACAGTTAATGTAGGTAATACATTTGCTTGCTTTTTAAACTACCATCTGCTGCAGGTGAGAGAAAATATTAGAATGATGCTACACTGCCTATGTCTCGAATTAACTTTGGAACACATGATATGTATAAAATCCTATAAGAGACAATAGTCAACAGAACATCTACAGCGATTTATGATGCAGTATGATTCACCTACCTCATAAGTGGTTTCCATGTGGGTAAATCTCAGTCACTTCTAAGTTAATCTCACACAGCCTTAATGAAGTGTGATTGTACTTCCTGCTAATGCTGCTTTTTCTATATTTGcttgcttgatttttttttgttcggGGTGTCCCTGGTAGAAACGTGTTAGGACAGACTAAGCTCTATACCAGTCAAGCATGAACGACCAGCTGTGCACGTGACTGCACTTGAAAATATATTCTAGCAACTGACAAACAAGAGATATGTGGGTTTTATTAATTTTGAGTACAGTTCTAACCCGACTTCATCATCAACAATATGATGTTATGAGCTTATCACAGACATCATCCAGCATTAACCAGCTTTGTCACTGGCATTAGATCTGTTACAGTTCCGTTCTATTGCACAAATACAGCTGACGTACAACTTGGtctaaattataaaacaatgaaCTTTAATATTTTGGAGATACTTGGTCGCGTTGCAGTGGGCATATGAACAGAAAGTCTAATTTAACAGGATGCATATTAGTAACTAATCAGCCCTATTTATTTGTGAAATCTGATCAGGatcaagatttttttcttaacacaGTCACTGAGGTGACTCTGAGTAAGGGAGCTTTTACCCCCCACTCCATGGTCAgactgtagttgttgttttttttttttgtttgtttatgttattttcatttttgtgaagGTCTTCTGAGCCTTGTTATGGCATGAAACGGAGCAGCTGAGAAGAGTGTACTTAAGTTTGTTAaaaccacaataacaacaataatttaaaaaaacaaacttcaatACAAATAGTTCTATAACCCGGTCAAACCTTTTAATTTCGCCACTATATGAAATTACAGGAGAATAaacttttaaatcttttttaaaatatataactaGATTTGATTTCACTGTACAAATCATTCTTAAACACCATTTTTGTTTAACAGCAGGAAAaactggtgtttgtttgtttcgttTTCTAATGAACGCACAAGAACGAGAAAATAATCTGAAATCCCCTGATAAAAGCAGGTATGAAACCAAAAGACGCGCTGATTGTTTGATGTCGCTGTGTGGGTGAGCCTTTCTgtgtcaaacacatttttttcactaTTCTTTTTATTGTATCTCAAATACAGTCGTCAAGATGTGAAAGTCAAAGCCAGTCAACAGCATGCAGGGCGTGATGGGTGGTTCTGTGATGGAGGGGGTGAATCTGCAGCCAAGTGCAGTTGCTGCGTCTACATGCAGTTACTGTAATGAACCTGGTTACAGgttgtttacatgcacttactGTAATGAACCTGGTTACAGgttgtttacatgcacttaataACGTGGGTTATTAAATCGGCTGCTGCAGATCAGTAATTTGATGAGTTGTCTTAATCTGTTCCTTCAGCTCCACAAAGATCATTCATCCTCAGAAACACACTGATTGATTTTTTCTAGTTACAACTTAACGAAACATAAAGTGATCGCACGTTCAATCATTTACTTGGACTAAACCCGTTGTAAACATCCTCATGTGTCAGGCGATAGGGTGGAAAATCTTCGTGTGCACCAGCGTGCACATTGGAGCTGTGGGGGCACGGTTCTTACTGTAAATCACCAGTTCATTATTCTTAATGAGCTGATGGCTCATCACATTAGTATTAGATCAGAATCCGACCCACTATCAATAAATACATGCTATGTCTAAACCATTACCAGTTAATCTGACGCATTCACTTTCAGGAGCTACTTGATCCAAATACTGCTtcaagaacaggaaaaaaaagtatgtgaaccttttggaatttcataattttctgctttaataaaaaaattcagatctttcatgtttttatttagaacaaGAATAAAATCCTCTTAGTGCTAGTGGAATAACAACCTCCAAAAAGCTAGTTGGATTCAGGCATTAGCATGactgaaagaaaattattttgagggtgaactagagctactttgactgacaaaatctctgtgcacaagaagaatacgctaGTGTGAGCCATACCTCGCCAAAAGGTTTTTGAGGATCTTTGAtaaagaattgttgatttacatagaATTGCAAAGGGTTACAAAtggatgtcaaagactttagaaactcaccagtctacagttggcaaacaatctaGAAATtaagacactttgggactgtagATACTCTACCTGGAAGTGGGGGCGGCCAGTCAACCATGACCCCAAgaactcattaatgaggtaaagagcAACCctgagagacagccaaagatttgaaggtaTCATTGTTTtaagggttcatatactttttccaaAAGCACTatgagttttttatggttgttcttaatgaaaatatgaaagatcagaatttgtttgttattattttaggcacattatatttgttaataaccTTGACTgaggatgaagatcagatcatcacattttatgacaaattaatgcagacaaATTTAGAAATTCCAaacggttcacatactttttctcgcCTCTGTATGCAAATAGGCTAATTATCCTAAATTATTAAGCTGAATCTTCACATGTCCCCTACAGTTTTAGCCATCTGTAGCTCACATCCATCACTTTGGAGAAATACTCCATAGGTAAATATTGTGAATAGTCCCTGCCAAGACAAATGATTCAGTGTGAAGAtttaactgaattaaactgcatttcatgtaataaagtcatttatttttaagtgacAGGAGCTGTGGCTCTTTCAGTTCATAATGTGCCTCATAATACAGTCAGACCTGTGTCCAACTGGACAAAACAACACGACAGGCGACATATTGTGAATATGGATCAGTGTTGTTCTATACTAATAATATTTTGGGATTCTTCTTAAATTGAAAACCTTGGTGATTGTAGTGTTTCtaggttttattttcataaaacaCTCCGGGGGTAAATCcttgatttgaaatgaaatcagCTGATTAGCTCGACGGGGGCGGGTTCAAATACGGGTGGAAGCCATCTTGAACGGTTGGTTGACAAGACTCGTTCGTAGTCAGCTAAAAATTGACAAACGCTACATCTTTGAAATACGGCTTAGGGAACTGGTCGTTTCAGTCATCCAAGGTAAAGGAGTGTGCAACTATGATAATAGTTTCATGCGTGGGTCGTACTTTACGAAATATCCAATAATTTCGTGGTGACTTTTACAGTTAAGCTAGCTGTAACTGTTAATGGTATTTCACCAGCGTTAGCACTTTGTTAGCTTGCTAACTAGCAGACGTAGCACGACAATTCGACCGGGAGCGCTGATATTAGCTGATGGTCGATATATATCAAGTCTTGTTTGTAAGCTAACTTAGGAAATGTGTCAAGTATAGTTGGCGTCAACCTCATGACAtatcaatttaaatattttgaatccCTTCGCAGGTTAATCTTGTTTACCGAAACGGCACTATAGCATGATGCTAAAGCTTCGTGTGCTAGTTAGCCAGATGTCCGTGGCTAGAAGATTGTTAGCTTATCGCTAGATTCCTTTTAGAGAcattaaataaaccaaattGTTCCCGGTGTTTAGATATTTGTCTACTAAACAGCACAGTCAGAAAACCTGTATCGGTCCAGCTAATGACGCAGGTGATTGAGATCTCTTCCACTGTAGCCATTTCCACGTTGATAGCAAGGGTTAACTAAATAACATTAACAGTCACCACTGTGTCGGCTAACTTTTGACGTAGGCCAGACATCTGCTGTTAACAGCTATTGATGGACTGTCTGTTGCCTCGAAAACTCTCTATACAACATTATCATACGGCTCTTTAAAGTTGTTATTGTCCGTCAAATAGGTCCCTTTCTAACActgtatttcttgtttttcagggTTGGGGAAAATCTGAGAAAGGACGCGGCGGCTCAGTTAAGCTAAACAAGATGGCTAGCTGAACAGTCAGCCAGTACTTGAAAGCTAGCTAAGAGCTCCTGGTGTATGGTTCCAGATATCACTGTCAGATTACATCTATGATAAGCCCTACCTTGCTAAAGGATTATTTACGTGTAAATCTCAAACATTGAAAAGAGGAATTTGCATTTTGACACTGGATGTGTCAGAAACAACATTGTTGAGGAACAGACTGAGACAAAAGATTTGGACACTCAATTTAGGTCAGTCTTAAGTTTGGAGAGGTCCCCAGAAGAGTGGACTTACTTTCTTCTGCTACTGCAAAGAGGTTTTGAGTTAATTGAAACAGAGTAAACATGAGTACTGCCAGGACAGAGAACCCAGTGATTTTGGGCTTGTCTAACCAGAATGGACAGCTCAGAGGCTCAGTGAAGCCTGCTGGAGCACCaggtgggggtggaggaggcCCACAACAGCAACTAAACCAGATGAAAGGCACAATCAATAATGGTAATTCCCAGCCAGCCCCCACAACCAACGCTGTAATCAAGTAAGTGTTATTTTATAGTAGAAATCTAAGGAATTTTGTCGTGATGTTTATGCATATTGGTGCAAATGTGTTAACATGTCTTTACTCTGCACAGGCCTGGAGATGACTGGAAGAAAAATTTGAAATTGCCCCCAAAGGACATGAGGATGAAAACTTCGGTTAGTATACAATAGGTGTAGGCTCACAGTTATTCACTTCAGATGTAATAACTGGCAATCTGCATTTTACTTGGTCCTTTATGCCTTTTTGCCAATCCTGTCTCTTTTAACTGGTCTACCCATTTGTGGtaataaaaatcataattaaatacatttagtctTAACATTATAGATGAACTTGCTACTCCACTGTGCAATTCTAGTTTTCATGGAGCTGCTCACGGATTCTTTTAACTGAAACTGCTATTTTGtcaatagaaaatagaaatatttgaaattgtacaggttttttatttaataactttCTCCCCATTTATTATAAGTGGATCATAAATCACCTGATTACAAGCTTGTCATCAGTGCACACCttgtaaatgttaattttcCATAATCTTTATAACTATTACAGGATGTGACTGCAACAAAAGGCAATGAGTTTGAAGATTACTGTTTGAAGAGGGAGCTGCTCATGGGAATCTTTGAGATGGGCTGGGAAAAGCCATCACCAATTCAGGTACAGTCAGACATAGGACTTAAGGTTTAATGTGatagtgttttactttaattgttTAGTTTAAGGTTGAAATCCCAATATCAAATTAGATCACTTATGAtacctgtttttgtgtttagtttatcaaatgttaaatgaagGTGGGTAACTCTATAGTATAGAGTCCTATTCTCAATGAACACTTATTACACTTTTCTCCCCCAAAATGCTGTAAAGTCTCTTCAGACGGCAAACAGCATTTTGTATTAATCTAATAATACTGTTTTCTTTGGACAGGAGGAAAGCATTCCCATTGCACTGTCAGGAAGGGATATTTTAGCCAGAGCCAAGAATGGCACGGGAAAGAGTGGAGCCTACCTCATTCCCTTACTTGAACGAATTGACCTGAAGAAGGACTGCATACAAGGTGAGGGCTCTTTCCTGCCACATTTTCTGTTCAGTTAATGTCAGAAAGCACTTGACTCTCAGCTAATCTGTTATTAATCTAAACTATGGGGATGAGAAATAGGattggtaaaactgaaaaataaaataaatatacctACCACAgataatgtatttgtttttgtgatgcttcaacataaaaacatcaagCTGTTAGTTGTTGTATTGTACAAACATGTTAACAGAAGAGCTCTGTGTGAATGTTGTCTTTACACCatatgtaattaattaaaaccaGAACATCGATCAAGGTGTCTTTGTTGTATTGTGTGAAGCTTTGACGTCTTTTCTGCTTGTAATTATTGTAACTTTGTTGATGTTAAAGGTTTGGGAAATTTTTGTTCATGTGTCCATGTTTAGGCTACACTTGCTTGGGTTTTatacatttgtttctgttttctgttcccCAGCTCTGGTCATAGTGCCCACCAGAGAACTGGCCCTGCAAGTAAGCCAAATATGTATCCAGGTCAGCAAACATATGGGTGGTGTGAAGGTAATGGCAACCACAGGCGGAACCAACCTACGTGATGACATCATGAGACTTGATGAAACGGGTAAACTTTACAATTCGCCTGATGCTGAGATacctttttgcttttgtcaGTCTCCATATTAAAAAGTGTAATCTTGTCTCATTCATGACATTTGCACTTTAACTTGCCAGATCTAAATCATCCTGTTTTCTAGGATACCCAGACATATCTGGGTTCTTGCTTTCATTAAAAACCATCAGTTCTGTTTAGTAGAAACATGTGTCCGGTGCTTCCTGATGTATAACTATTTGTtttcaataatatttattttacagtacatgtggtCATTGCTACTCCTGGGAGGATTTTAGATCTCATCAAGAAAGGAGTGGCCAAAGTAAATCAAGTGCAGATGATTGTTCTGGATGAAGTGAGTTCTGTTTGAGgtctttcttgttttatttttgatttaaataaaccaATGTGACTTAAATTAGGGACAGCTCTCAGGATGCCTTTGCTTCATGTCCCTCTCCTTTACAGGCTGACAAACTCCTGTCTCAGGACTTTGTGGTCATGATGGAGGAGATACTAGGCTTCCTGCCCAAACAGAGGCAGATTCTACTCTATTCTGCAACCTTCCCTCTGAGTGTGCAGAAGTTTATGGTATGTATTTGTAATTGTAAAGTTCTATTGACTCATCATTTTCCTTTACCCAATAAACAAATCTACATAATTAATGCGTTGAATGAACAGAATATAACAACGGTTGTACCTGTGTTTTAGAATGCTCACTTACAGAAACCCTATGAAATCAACCTAATGGAGGAGCTTACACTGAAGGGTGTGACTCAGTATTATGCTTATGTAACTGAAAGGCAAAAAGTCCACTGCCTTAACACCTTGTTCTCCAGGGTAAGTGTTGACGTACTGCAcataattctgtttttaatgaggCAAGTTCTGTGTGATGAACAGTTAATGACAGAAGGGACATTGACTGCAGGCCTTTTAATAGAAATGGCTACTTTATATAACTCGTAAATGGCTTGTAGAGCTATTTTGATTTATGaatgtttatacattttatatagtGTTGGATCttataaatgttcatttttattgaGAAGGTGGCTCTAATCTCTTGATCTGATACTTTATGATTTGGGTacaatatatatgtaaataaaagaatttaTCCTGGGAGCTCAAATTTCTTGTGCATTTAGCAAATGGGCACCACCACTGTTTCCTGGAtttttaattgtaataaaagcacattttatatttacttaattGTAAAGATATTTCTGAAATTGCAaaatttctaaatattttacattttttctcagTATTAGATGTGCACATAAGAATCTGAAACACATGTGCAATTATGCACAAAAAACCATCCCATACTACTACACATGGGTTGTTGGCAGCAGATGCTTTAAAGTATATTTACATACACTTTGATATAGCAAAGGACAGAAACTGAAAGTCTTCTCAATAATTTAACTCTGTATGAATCAGTTTCAGTACTGTAGATGCTATCCGTAGATTTGGTTACCAAATATTTAGTCAGCTAACAATCATGACTCAAAACAGTTCCGTAAACTGCAGCACGTGCACATGGACCATATCTATGCATGTCATGGTCTGTGGAACTTGCAACTAAGGACTGCTCATGCCCAGCTGTCATCTGctttacttttaactttaaatgcCTCCTTGTGCAAAATTTTGAACACTGTTTACAATAACTGacaataatatttatttcctttcctttattTCCTGCCCCCAGCTCCAGATCAACCAGTCCATAATCTTCTGCAACTCCTCTCAGAGAGTGGAGCTCCTTGCCAAGAAGATCTCCCAGCTTGGTTATTCATGTTTCTACATTCATGCCAAGATGAGACAGGTCAGCTCAAAGTACCGTCTCAGCAATACTGGTTTACCATTTTAAGACATACCATGAAGAAGaatgcaaacattttatgaTGTTAGTGGGTTACAGGATTGATGCAGTTATTACAAGCAAGGGATTTGCAACTCAATATTATTTGTCATTATCAGACTTAAATGtttagtctacagcaaaaataaaggaa
It encodes:
- the LOC113167256 gene encoding C-X-C chemokine receptor type 5, which translates into the protein METTYELNPEDLGNYTGDDYNETYVLGDDRAYCGTETMDMKKFKATFQPVLYSLIFLLGVAGNGLMVTVLLRRRRGLRITEIYLLHLAIADLMLLFTFPFDVAETLAGWLFGRFLCKLMGLVKNLNIFCGSILLAFIGFDRYLAIVHAIPSMQSRRPKTVHLTCILLWLVCLGLSIPSFVFLSVDESNTSKPTCFYVNYEIHSNNWVLTIRVLEHLCFFLSLAVMSYCYTAVVVTLRSSQKSTAKKGAIRLALLVTLIFCFCWLPYNISLLITTLEEVQFMPYSNCQLYAALIVAVDLTKSLGFSHCCLNPFLYAFVGVRFRNELIQLLCKLGCSRVCLPFIKTQGHSRPSISDAVTTTTS
- the ddx6 gene encoding probable ATP-dependent RNA helicase ddx6, with the translated sequence MSTARTENPVILGLSNQNGQLRGSVKPAGAPGGGGGGPQQQLNQMKGTINNGNSQPAPTTNAVIKPGDDWKKNLKLPPKDMRMKTSDVTATKGNEFEDYCLKRELLMGIFEMGWEKPSPIQEESIPIALSGRDILARAKNGTGKSGAYLIPLLERIDLKKDCIQALVIVPTRELALQVSQICIQVSKHMGGVKVMATTGGTNLRDDIMRLDETVHVVIATPGRILDLIKKGVAKVNQVQMIVLDEADKLLSQDFVVMMEEILGFLPKQRQILLYSATFPLSVQKFMNAHLQKPYEINLMEELTLKGVTQYYAYVTERQKVHCLNTLFSRLQINQSIIFCNSSQRVELLAKKISQLGYSCFYIHAKMRQEHRNRVFHDFRNGLCRNLVCTDLFTRGIDIQAVNVVINFDFPKLGETYLHRIGRSGRFGHLGLAINLITYDDRFNLKGIEEQLGTEIKPIPGIIDKSLYVAEYHSESGEEVKP